In the genome of Flavobacterium panacagri, one region contains:
- a CDS encoding tellurite resistance TerB C-terminal domain-containing protein — MDNSIIDITGESYSLSNISKPSNVPYWGHQYVYSYSEINSATNQQRVFYKTFKFNFLNGIYTDLDGNNNYAFVLLFDLLKEFDTHKNIARLEKELNELKRNYPKTKTYSVSHFIKKLEQHDLKKDSERIRRQENYYDDYSGYDQLKLGFQFRVKLNLTDEDAVLLNNIWNPANNFFNIEFCAIEIMKFYLSVIKRLDERCVKDSSSLHKELTAVADIIAQKHYNYKPESNNYKYSIETVINELHSNIFKYCENTVREIFGHKRKLNVDLTYISNAVKDEYNDRILIRLNKILQIYAPTINEPDEKTDYELNIQNSTRWKIKFDELTSNFNKDSDIFINQIINLGNLNRDNPSVENIFYDASKFIAVHSKEAALALYVYYIHYDLKSVKFDHKPLGVTVQKTLFKSGDQFDDFQAIINEFIQDKDLEKALEAVKNVYTAKRKKIQLDRNAIQQVHEKHSGTVELLNEYLRDEEEQEDLKTVLVINSEPENQTVSEYSTIDTSLYDSLLNFTKIQQDVLDSFSKANFSVLQADFETFAKSKGMFKNQLIESINELCYETLDDVLIEEEDGFYIINENYYNRILAK, encoded by the coding sequence ATGGATAATTCTATTATAGACATTACAGGTGAATCTTACAGTCTTTCAAATATTTCAAAACCTTCAAATGTTCCTTATTGGGGACATCAATATGTATATTCGTATTCAGAAATAAATTCGGCGACAAACCAGCAGCGTGTTTTTTATAAAACTTTCAAGTTTAACTTTTTAAACGGTATTTATACAGATCTTGATGGGAATAACAATTATGCATTTGTTTTGCTTTTCGATCTTTTAAAAGAATTTGATACTCATAAAAATATTGCTCGTTTAGAAAAAGAATTAAATGAATTAAAAAGAAACTATCCTAAAACAAAAACGTATAGTGTTTCTCATTTTATTAAAAAATTAGAACAACATGATTTAAAGAAAGATTCAGAGAGAATTCGCCGACAGGAAAATTATTATGATGATTATTCGGGATATGATCAGTTAAAATTGGGATTTCAGTTTAGAGTCAAATTAAATCTAACAGATGAAGATGCTGTGCTTTTAAACAACATTTGGAATCCGGCAAATAATTTCTTTAATATTGAGTTTTGCGCTATCGAAATCATGAAGTTTTATTTGTCTGTCATTAAAAGATTAGATGAAAGATGTGTAAAAGATTCCTCTTCATTACATAAAGAACTTACTGCAGTAGCTGATATTATTGCACAAAAACATTATAACTATAAACCAGAAAGTAATAACTATAAATACTCTATAGAAACTGTTATAAATGAACTTCATTCTAATATTTTTAAATACTGTGAAAATACTGTTCGCGAAATTTTTGGACACAAAAGAAAACTGAATGTAGATCTAACCTATATATCGAATGCTGTAAAAGATGAATACAACGATCGAATACTAATACGATTAAATAAAATATTACAGATTTATGCGCCAACAATTAATGAGCCAGATGAAAAAACGGATTATGAATTAAATATTCAAAATTCAACTCGTTGGAAAATTAAATTTGATGAATTGACTAGTAATTTTAATAAAGATTCAGACATATTTATAAATCAGATTATAAATCTTGGAAATTTAAATAGAGATAATCCATCGGTTGAAAATATTTTTTATGATGCATCAAAGTTTATCGCAGTTCATAGTAAAGAAGCAGCACTTGCATTGTATGTTTATTATATTCATTATGATTTGAAATCGGTAAAATTTGATCATAAACCGCTAGGTGTAACAGTGCAAAAAACTTTGTTTAAAAGTGGAGATCAATTTGATGATTTTCAAGCTATAATCAATGAGTTTATTCAGGATAAAGATTTAGAAAAGGCACTAGAAGCTGTAAAAAATGTTTACACAGCTAAACGAAAAAAAATTCAATTGGATAGAAATGCCATTCAGCAGGTTCATGAAAAACATTCGGGAACGGTTGAGCTACTTAATGAATATCTTAGAGATGAAGAGGAACAGGAAGATTTAAAAACAGTGTTGGTAATTAATTCAGAACCAGAGAATCAGACTGTTTCTGAATACAGCACAATAGATACATCTCTTTATGACAGCTTACTCAATTTTACAAAAATACAGCAAGATGTTCTTGATTCTTTTTCAAAAGCAAATTTTTCTGTTCTTCAGGCTGATTTTGAAACTTTCGCAAAATCAAAAGGAATGTTTAAAAACCAATTGATAGAAAGTATTAATGAATTATGTTACGAGACATTAGATGATGTTTTAATTGAGGAAGAAGATGGTTTTTATATTATTAACGAAAACTACTATAACCGAATTTTAGCAAAATGA
- a CDS encoding BRCT domain-containing protein, with product MKAIDQELLKVYTVKSQTDKAISSLKGFLLGIKLEEEINIQEINELQKWVIAHKELMSRNPLNEFMIIIEEAISNKIPRKEIIEDLYWLCQKYEKDNYYYNAVTSDLQILQGICHGILADGIITDKEIYDLQKWLDENEHLNTYYPYDEIRSLVLSILSDNKIEEEERVVLMAFFKQFVQIQDHEIREKIQNETIDVNISGLCTSEPEVVFEGKTFCITGVLQRGNRENLQRDIIKLGGIPTDSLTKKTDYLIVGDNGNPAWAFSCYGRKVEKAINLRKEGHSIMLIHEFDFSDLIDDLL from the coding sequence ATGAAAGCTATAGATCAGGAATTATTAAAAGTGTATACTGTAAAATCCCAAACAGATAAAGCTATTAGTTCTCTAAAAGGATTTTTATTAGGTATTAAATTAGAGGAAGAAATTAATATCCAAGAAATAAATGAGCTTCAGAAGTGGGTTATTGCTCATAAAGAGCTAATGAGTCGTAATCCTTTGAACGAATTCATGATTATTATTGAAGAGGCTATATCAAATAAAATTCCACGTAAAGAAATAATCGAAGATTTATATTGGTTATGTCAGAAATACGAAAAGGATAATTATTACTATAATGCAGTAACTTCAGATCTTCAGATCTTGCAAGGTATTTGTCACGGTATTTTAGCAGATGGGATTATTACTGATAAAGAAATTTACGATCTTCAAAAATGGCTGGATGAAAATGAACATTTGAATACGTATTATCCTTATGATGAAATAAGAAGTTTGGTTCTTTCTATTTTATCTGACAATAAAATTGAAGAAGAAGAAAGAGTGGTTTTGATGGCTTTTTTTAAACAATTTGTACAAATTCAAGATCATGAAATAAGAGAGAAGATTCAAAATGAAACAATTGATGTAAACATTTCGGGTCTTTGTACAAGTGAACCAGAGGTAGTTTTTGAAGGTAAAACATTTTGCATTACAGGCGTTTTGCAAAGAGGAAATAGAGAGAATCTTCAGAGGGATATTATTAAACTTGGCGGTATACCAACAGACAGCCTTACTAAAAAGACTGATTATTTAATTGTTGGTGATAATGGAAACCCAGCTTGGGCTTTTTCATGCTACGGAAGAAAAGTTGAAAAAGCTATCAACTTAAGAAAAGAAGGGCATTCTATTATGCTTATACATGAATTTGATTTTTCTGATCTTATTGACGATTTATTATAA
- a CDS encoding acetyl-CoA C-acyltransferase — protein MNKRVVIVSAVRTPIGSFMGGLSTVPAPKLGAAAIKGALSKINLDPKLVDEVFMGNVIQAGVGQAPARQAALFAGLSEEVAATTVNKVCASGMKAVMFAAQAIACGDAEIVVAGGMESMSLIPHYVQMRAGNKFGPATMLDGMQKDGLTDAYDNNAMGVCADLCATEYKISREEQDAFAIQSYERSSKAWDAGKFDNEVVPVEVPQRRGEPIIFSKDEEYTNVKLDKIPSLAPVFTKDGTVTAANASTINDGAAALVLMSEEKANTLGLKPLAYIKGYADAAQEPKWFTTSPAKALPKALDKAGISISDVDFFEFNEAFSVVGLANAKILNLDNDKVNVNGGAVSLGHPLGASGARIIVTLLNVLEQNNAKTGAAAICNGGGGASAIVIERA, from the coding sequence ATGAACAAAAGAGTTGTTATCGTTTCTGCCGTTAGAACACCTATCGGAAGTTTCATGGGCGGGTTATCTACTGTACCTGCACCAAAATTAGGCGCTGCCGCTATAAAAGGAGCCCTTTCAAAAATTAACCTTGACCCAAAATTAGTCGATGAAGTTTTCATGGGGAATGTAATTCAGGCTGGTGTTGGACAAGCTCCCGCAAGACAAGCAGCGCTTTTTGCTGGCCTATCTGAAGAAGTTGCTGCTACAACAGTAAACAAAGTTTGTGCTTCCGGAATGAAAGCGGTTATGTTCGCTGCGCAAGCAATTGCATGTGGTGATGCTGAAATCGTAGTAGCTGGCGGAATGGAAAGCATGAGTTTGATTCCTCATTATGTACAAATGCGTGCTGGAAACAAATTTGGCCCAGCAACAATGTTGGACGGAATGCAAAAAGATGGTTTGACAGATGCTTATGACAACAACGCAATGGGAGTTTGCGCTGACTTATGTGCAACTGAATACAAAATTAGCCGTGAAGAGCAAGACGCTTTCGCAATCCAATCTTATGAGAGAAGCTCAAAAGCTTGGGATGCTGGAAAATTCGATAACGAAGTTGTTCCTGTTGAAGTTCCGCAAAGACGTGGCGAGCCAATTATATTCTCTAAAGACGAAGAATACACTAATGTAAAATTAGATAAAATCCCATCTTTAGCTCCGGTTTTCACGAAAGACGGAACTGTAACTGCTGCCAACGCTTCAACAATTAATGACGGAGCTGCTGCTTTGGTTTTAATGTCTGAAGAAAAAGCAAATACATTAGGGTTAAAACCTTTAGCATACATAAAAGGCTATGCAGATGCAGCTCAGGAACCAAAATGGTTTACCACAAGCCCTGCAAAAGCATTACCAAAAGCATTAGACAAAGCTGGAATCTCAATTTCAGATGTTGATTTCTTTGAATTCAATGAAGCTTTCTCTGTAGTTGGTTTAGCCAATGCGAAAATCTTAAACCTAGATAACGATAAAGTAAACGTAAACGGTGGAGCTGTTTCCTTAGGACATCCTCTTGGAGCATCTGGAGCACGTATCATTGTAACTTTACTGAATGTTTTAGAACAAAACAATGCTAAGACCGGAGCTGCTGCAATTTGCAACGGTGGCGGAGGTGCATCAGCAATTGTTATCGAAAGAGCATAA
- a CDS encoding C40 family peptidase gives MFGICNLAIVPVRAEASDRSEIVTQLLFGEHIEILERHNQWAKIRIQFDDYEGWVDSKQYQEITKEQFDLLSKESIILNADLIDYITAPNNLLLPIPLGASLSFLNNSEINISNFDFEGTKTSGIKPKSALIKTAFMYLNAPYLWGGKTPFGIDCSGFTQMVYKLNGYKIHRDASQQALEGDPLSFIEECEPGDLAFFDNDEGNITHVGIIMENNYIIHASGKVRIDRLDHTGIYNPELKRHTHKLRVIKKII, from the coding sequence ATGTTTGGAATTTGCAATTTAGCCATAGTACCCGTTCGAGCTGAAGCTAGTGACAGAAGTGAAATCGTAACACAGCTTTTATTTGGCGAACATATCGAAATTTTAGAACGCCATAATCAATGGGCTAAAATAAGAATTCAGTTTGACGACTACGAAGGCTGGGTCGATTCTAAACAATATCAGGAAATTACCAAAGAGCAATTTGATCTTTTGAGCAAAGAGTCAATTATTCTAAATGCTGATTTGATTGATTATATCACAGCTCCAAACAACCTATTGCTTCCAATTCCCCTTGGAGCTTCTTTATCTTTTCTAAACAACAGCGAAATCAATATTTCTAATTTTGATTTTGAAGGAACCAAAACCAGCGGTATAAAACCTAAAAGCGCACTAATTAAAACCGCTTTTATGTATCTGAATGCTCCGTATTTATGGGGAGGAAAAACACCTTTTGGTATTGATTGTTCAGGTTTCACCCAAATGGTTTACAAATTAAACGGTTATAAAATCCATCGTGATGCTTCACAACAAGCACTTGAAGGCGACCCTTTGAGTTTTATTGAAGAATGTGAACCAGGCGATTTAGCCTTCTTTGATAATGATGAAGGAAACATTACACACGTTGGAATCATTATGGAGAACAATTACATCATTCACGCAAGTGGAAAAGTCCGTATCGATCGTTTAGACCATACCGGAATTTACAATCCCGAATTAAAAAGACATACCCATAAACTTCGTGTAATCAAGAAAATTATCTAG
- a CDS encoding SMI1/KNR4 family protein: protein MAKLELSKNGFQINNINIEFPIDIKVLKQALGNSRYTKKKYNHIYTWDDQGIMAFSKEGDKVESIGLELELREYDFCAKSIFTGEFIFDGQELFQYYENNKKQLVKLFKGDRSGAFILNGISVWFDKEDGKITSLSISPREEEEKKISAPVDPEFKFFQPLWKEWISEISKIVSENNDYYNLADGISKEDIEQHSELEDDIKIPLALINFYKVQNVDYDAVTSVFQLAINNWSYELIPFQDIAEEWISIQDLQFDEDDLPEQDEVDFEKIKTNNYANPKWIPFATGRNGDYLLYDTDPASKGKFGQIIELQNESWSRIIVADSLEELIQNEINNLKAGRTEHFSFIIEKEN, encoded by the coding sequence ATGGCAAAACTTGAATTATCCAAAAACGGCTTTCAGATCAACAATATAAACATCGAATTCCCAATTGATATAAAAGTTTTAAAACAGGCTTTAGGAAATTCTAGATATACTAAAAAAAAATACAATCACATTTATACTTGGGACGACCAGGGGATTATGGCTTTTTCTAAAGAAGGAGACAAAGTCGAAAGTATAGGACTTGAATTAGAGCTTCGTGAATACGATTTTTGTGCAAAAAGTATCTTTACTGGCGAATTCATTTTTGATGGTCAGGAATTATTTCAATACTACGAAAACAACAAAAAACAACTTGTAAAACTTTTTAAAGGAGACAGAAGCGGTGCTTTTATCCTAAACGGAATCAGCGTTTGGTTTGACAAAGAAGATGGTAAAATTACGAGTTTAAGCATTTCTCCACGCGAGGAAGAAGAGAAAAAAATTTCTGCTCCTGTTGATCCCGAATTCAAATTCTTTCAACCGCTTTGGAAAGAATGGATTTCTGAAATCAGTAAAATTGTTTCTGAAAACAATGATTATTACAATCTCGCAGATGGTATTTCTAAAGAAGATATCGAACAACATTCTGAATTAGAAGATGATATCAAAATACCACTTGCACTTATAAATTTCTACAAAGTTCAAAACGTAGATTACGATGCCGTTACATCAGTATTTCAGCTGGCAATAAACAATTGGAGCTACGAATTGATTCCGTTTCAAGACATTGCCGAAGAATGGATTTCCATACAAGATCTTCAATTTGACGAAGACGATTTACCAGAACAAGATGAAGTAGATTTCGAAAAAATCAAAACCAACAACTACGCCAATCCAAAATGGATTCCGTTTGCAACTGGAAGAAACGGAGATTATTTACTTTACGACACAGACCCAGCCTCAAAAGGAAAATTTGGACAGATTATCGAACTCCAAAATGAATCCTGGTCAAGAATCATAGTTGCTGATTCGTTAGAAG